The DNA window CTTCCTGGTCAGCTGTTCTGGTATCTAGTTCGGCTTTCCATTTGGCCTGAATCTCGCGTGCCCATGCACGGTGCTCCAGGTCCCTCGATGCATCGGTCCATCGCAAGAAGATAATACCATTTTGCGTGAAGTTACGGCTCGCCAATGCGGTCTCAGTCAGGGGGACCTCGCAGATTTTCCGCATATCAGTGAATTCGAGAATAATAGCAGACGGCGTCAAATCCGGCTCGGCGTTGATCTTGGCCATGAAGTCGTTGAAGATCATCCGAGCAAATTTCGGGTCCAGAGGCGGCTGATAAAAGATGCCCTTGAATAATTTCCGGTCCCCGTAGGTAGCTTGGGGGTTTTGCAGTGTGTTCACCACTGAATATGGCACCATGTCCAGCGTGTCGAGAATAGGTTCCAGTGCCAGTAACCCAGAAAATTGTTTCTGGCCGTTCTCCCGGGGCCCATTGTGGAAGCAAATCACAACTATAATCGGCCCCGAGCCATCTGGAGCCTGTGAAAATATGCACATTGCGCCAGACCGTGCGTCGGGGCTCGCCAGAGTGACGTTCAATTGGTCCATAACGCCTTCCAGCTTGTCAGGCATGAACCCCAGAATGCCAGCGTAGACAGGGTCCGCCTGGTCGTAGCCCTGATAGGTGAAGTTGACCACCACACCAAAATTGTATCCCGCACCACGCAAACCCCAGAACAAGTCAGGGTTCTCCGTAGTGGAGGCTGTGACCAGAGTACCGTCTGCCAGAACCACCTGGGCTGACAAAAGGTTATCAATGGTAAGGCCATACTGCCCACTCAACCAGCCATAACCGCCCCCAAGTGTCAGACCCCCCACTCCAGTGTGGTTCACAGTCCCTCCAACAGCCGCCAGCCCGTGTGCTGCCCCCGTCTCATCAACATCTTTCCAGGTCGCGCCACCTTGAGCAGTTATAGTTTTCTTGTTTGTGTCAACAGTGACCTCCTTCATACGAGACAGATCAATGACCAGGCCTCCGTCACTAGAGCTAGTGCCGGCAGTAGAATGGCCTCCACCCTTGGTAGCAATGTCGGCAACTCCGAATTCCTGGGCCCACAGAAGAGCTGTCTGGATGTCGGCCACCTCAATAGGCTGAACAACCACTCCCTAACATGGATATGAGTGTACGCGATTTCATTATTATTCTACCAAACACATACCGCATATTTCATTCCGGTGTCCGACCAGCGAATTAGGCTGTCTGCGTATCCATCAAATCCGGGCTCGTACACTGTCGCTGTCGTCAAGCGACTACGAAGAGCCTGCAAGGCCGCGGCATCAATGGGAGGGGCCATTTTTGCTTGTTCTGAAATCGTTGTCGGCGGAAGACCCCGCAACCGCGGGT is part of the Penicillium psychrofluorescens genome assembly, chromosome: 4 genome and encodes:
- a CDS encoding uncharacterized protein (ID:PFLUO_007083-T1.cds;~source:funannotate) is translated as MAPPIDAAALQALRSRLTTATVYEPGFDGYADSLIRWSDTGMKYAGVVVQPIEVADIQTALLWAQEFGVADIATKGGGHSTAGTSSSDGGLVIDLSRMKEVTVDTNKKTITAQGGATWKDVDETGAAHGLAAVGGTVNHTGVGGLTLGGGYGWLSGQYGLTIDNLLSAQVVLADGTLVTASTTENPDLFWGLRGAGYNFGVVVNFTYQGYDQADPVYAGILGFMPDKLEGVMDQLNVTLASPDARSGAMCIFSQAPDGSGPIIVVICFHNGPRENGQKQFSGLLALEPILDTLDMVPYSVVNTLQNPQATYGDRKLFKGIFYQPPLDPKFARMIFNDFMAKINAEPDLTPSAIILEFTDMRKICEVPLTETALASRNFTQNGIIFLRWTDASRDLEHRAWAREIQAKWKAELDTRTADQEAGDDVPQYINYAEPGDSVVSNIYGVNLARLQGLKAKYDPNNVFNKMHPILLK